A part of Flavobacteriaceae bacterium GSB9 genomic DNA contains:
- a CDS encoding DUF3826 domain-containing protein, whose product MFSKKITIGLMFVILVVTTTNAQQHLDPEYIKVTEQRAGAIVEGMGLSGSEKAHAVTQIIAKQYQNLSKFHDAIDAKVDAIKAEGFEDAKEERKIAKAKQISAKKINKLHKSYLKQLDKHLNETQMDAVKDGMTYGVLPKTYTAFLEMIPSLTEPQKQYIYDNLKEAREHAMDAGSSKEKHAWFGKYKGRINNFLSAEGYDLERERDGWYKRIEEQKKQSKK is encoded by the coding sequence ATGTTTTCAAAGAAAATAACCATAGGCTTAATGTTTGTCATATTAGTTGTGACTACCACAAATGCACAACAGCACTTAGACCCTGAATACATAAAAGTGACGGAGCAAAGAGCCGGAGCAATAGTTGAAGGTATGGGTCTTTCGGGTTCAGAAAAAGCCCATGCTGTCACTCAAATTATTGCCAAGCAATACCAAAATTTAAGCAAGTTCCATGATGCGATAGATGCTAAAGTGGATGCAATAAAGGCTGAAGGTTTTGAAGATGCCAAGGAAGAGAGAAAAATTGCTAAGGCAAAACAGATATCAGCAAAAAAAATTAATAAATTACATAAGTCTTATTTAAAGCAGTTAGACAAACATTTAAACGAAACGCAAATGGATGCTGTAAAAGATGGCATGACTTATGGTGTATTGCCTAAAACTTACACAGCTTTTTTGGAAATGATTCCAAGTTTAACCGAGCCCCAAAAACAATACATTTACGACAACCTAAAAGAAGCCAGGGAGCATGCTATGGATGCTGGTTCGTCAAAAGAAAAACATGCTTGGTTTGGTAAATACAAAGGAAGAATAAATAATTTCCTTTCGGCTGAAGGTTATGATTTAGAGAGGGAGAGAGACGGTTGGTACAAACGTATCGAAGAACAAAAAAAACAGTCTAAAAAATAA
- a CDS encoding DUF6298 domain-containing protein, translating to MNSILGNHNACQAAHKILSCLAYVFFITGLSAQNNFPDIKKDKNGKIVRVADSLGNLIPDFSYAGYKASESAIPMVEAKVFVPQQNEDATETIQNAIDYVGGLKPNHNGFRGAVLLDKGIFKVSGTLYLKHSGVVLRGSGNAENQTLILGTGIKREAIIRVLGKDDRTYSDTLALRDKFVPLGAQTLHLESAEPLQVSDEIIIKKPLTERWIEKLKTGYFGGESGWIGWKTRSWDIRANRVVSNIQGNSITLNAPLTFVSDDYSQIEVIKYSWKGRINNIGVENLSIQSTYNNSNLKDEEHRWFGISMENVKNAWVRQINFKHLAGGAVSLLKTVQQITVEDCISTEPISEIAAHRRQTFYTEGQQTLFQRCYSEFGYNDFAVGGYGTAGPNAFVQCESYLSHSSSGAIGSWATGVLFDVAYIDGASINYNNREQAGRGAGWTAANSVIWESSASKIACYNPPTAQNWAFGVWGGIMTGNGHWDNVNNHITPRSLFYAQLENRMEKLPLNPFVYDMGSEPTSSPTVKQAEQLTQEAVSPKTTTKDWIYQVSKENKIPVNSNKLKSVNDLKHKSFGGSEGKKQVEIKNGWLTFNGKVITGKKAPVMWWRGSLRDHDVNRASAHVTRFVPGKTGKGYTDDLKEVIEEFKENNVAALDHNYGLWYERRMDDHERVRRIDADVWAPFYEQPFARSGTDLAWDHLSKYDLTEPNKWYWHRLGTFANLAEKEGQLLIQQQYFQHNILEAGAHWSSSPWRSANNVNATDFPEPVPYAGDKRIFMTEQFYDVTHQHRKKLHQQFIRQSLDNFEDNSNVVHFTSAEYTGPLHFMEFWLDEVKKYKDETSGNGIIGLGATKDVQDAILNDDKREPVVDLIDIKYWHYREDGSAYAPEGGKNLAPRQHARKMKTGKETEEQIYRAVREYRQKFPEKVVFYSTHAAPRFGWAILMAGGSLANIPKIDISGFYEALTSMKMDKNETYKSAYWTLKNDGDSYLFYLKGTDNVNVDLSNYNGKFEAYWIKPINGKVIETSTLKGKTKQMLSSPNGNKALLFIKRKN from the coding sequence TTGAATTCAATACTAGGAAACCATAATGCATGCCAAGCAGCTCATAAAATTTTAAGCTGTTTGGCATACGTATTTTTTATAACAGGTTTAAGTGCGCAAAACAACTTCCCCGATATAAAAAAAGATAAAAACGGAAAAATTGTACGTGTTGCCGATAGTTTAGGAAATCTTATCCCTGATTTTTCGTATGCAGGCTACAAGGCTTCAGAGTCGGCTATCCCAATGGTTGAGGCCAAAGTTTTTGTGCCCCAACAAAATGAAGATGCCACAGAAACTATCCAAAATGCTATTGATTACGTAGGGGGCTTAAAACCCAACCATAATGGATTTAGAGGTGCCGTACTTTTAGATAAAGGTATTTTTAAAGTAAGCGGAACACTTTACCTTAAACATTCGGGTGTGGTATTGCGTGGTAGTGGAAACGCGGAAAACCAAACACTTATTTTAGGAACAGGAATAAAACGCGAAGCCATAATTCGTGTTTTGGGTAAAGACGATAGAACATATTCCGATACCTTAGCTCTACGTGATAAATTTGTACCGCTAGGTGCCCAAACACTTCATTTAGAGAGTGCTGAGCCCTTGCAAGTTTCCGATGAAATTATTATCAAAAAACCTTTAACAGAACGATGGATTGAAAAGCTTAAAACAGGTTATTTTGGAGGAGAAAGTGGTTGGATTGGCTGGAAAACCAGAAGTTGGGATATCCGTGCCAATCGTGTTGTTTCTAATATTCAGGGCAATAGCATTACCTTAAATGCGCCCTTAACTTTTGTATCGGACGATTACAGTCAAATAGAAGTTATAAAATATAGTTGGAAAGGCCGAATAAATAACATTGGTGTCGAAAATTTAAGTATCCAGTCCACCTATAACAACTCTAATCTAAAAGACGAGGAGCACCGTTGGTTTGGTATTAGCATGGAAAACGTAAAAAATGCGTGGGTGCGCCAAATAAACTTTAAACACCTGGCAGGTGGAGCGGTTTCATTACTAAAAACCGTACAACAAATTACGGTTGAAGATTGTATTTCAACAGAACCAATTTCAGAAATTGCCGCGCATCGAAGACAAACCTTTTATACTGAAGGCCAACAAACCTTGTTTCAGCGTTGTTATTCAGAATTTGGATACAACGATTTTGCTGTTGGCGGCTACGGTACCGCTGGACCAAATGCTTTTGTACAATGCGAATCATATTTATCGCACAGCAGTAGTGGTGCCATAGGAAGCTGGGCAACAGGCGTGTTATTTGATGTGGCTTATATTGATGGTGCCAGTATTAATTATAACAATCGAGAACAAGCCGGAAGAGGCGCAGGATGGACGGCAGCAAATAGTGTGATTTGGGAGTCTTCTGCTTCAAAAATAGCGTGCTACAATCCGCCAACGGCTCAAAACTGGGCATTTGGTGTTTGGGGTGGTATTATGACGGGTAATGGGCATTGGGATAATGTAAATAACCATATTACGCCCAGAAGTTTGTTTTATGCACAATTGGAAAACCGAATGGAAAAATTACCATTAAATCCATTTGTGTACGATATGGGGTCAGAACCTACCTCGAGTCCAACGGTTAAGCAAGCTGAGCAACTTACGCAAGAGGCGGTTTCGCCCAAAACAACTACAAAAGACTGGATTTATCAGGTTTCAAAAGAAAATAAAATTCCTGTTAATTCAAATAAACTTAAATCCGTTAATGATTTAAAACATAAATCGTTCGGCGGAAGCGAAGGTAAAAAACAAGTTGAAATAAAAAACGGTTGGTTAACTTTCAACGGAAAAGTCATTACAGGTAAAAAAGCCCCCGTAATGTGGTGGCGAGGTAGTTTGCGCGACCATGATGTAAATCGTGCTTCGGCTCATGTTACGCGTTTTGTTCCAGGAAAAACTGGAAAAGGCTACACAGATGATTTAAAAGAAGTTATAGAAGAATTTAAAGAAAATAACGTTGCGGCCTTAGACCACAATTACGGCCTATGGTATGAACGCCGAATGGACGACCATGAGCGTGTTCGAAGAATTGATGCCGATGTTTGGGCGCCATTTTACGAACAACCTTTTGCAAGAAGCGGAACCGATTTGGCTTGGGACCATTTAAGTAAATACGATTTAACTGAGCCCAATAAATGGTATTGGCATCGATTGGGGACATTTGCCAATTTGGCCGAAAAAGAAGGCCAATTGCTCATCCAACAGCAATATTTTCAGCATAATATTTTAGAAGCGGGTGCCCACTGGTCGAGTTCACCATGGCGTTCAGCAAACAACGTAAACGCTACCGATTTTCCTGAACCAGTGCCTTATGCTGGCGATAAGCGTATTTTTATGACCGAACAGTTTTACGATGTTACCCATCAGCACAGAAAAAAATTACACCAACAATTTATAAGGCAGTCTCTAGATAATTTTGAAGACAATAGTAATGTCGTCCATTTTACGAGCGCCGAATATACCGGGCCGCTTCATTTTATGGAATTTTGGTTGGATGAAGTCAAAAAGTACAAAGACGAAACTTCAGGAAACGGTATCATTGGTCTAGGTGCAACAAAAGACGTGCAAGATGCTATTTTGAATGATGACAAAAGAGAACCTGTTGTCGATTTGATTGATATCAAGTATTGGCATTACAGAGAAGATGGGTCGGCTTACGCTCCTGAGGGCGGAAAAAACCTAGCGCCACGACAGCATGCCCGTAAAATGAAAACAGGCAAAGAAACCGAAGAACAAATTTATCGCGCTGTTAGAGAATACCGTCAAAAATTTCCAGAAAAAGTTGTATTTTATTCTACCCATGCAGCACCACGATTTGGGTGGGCCATTTTAATGGCAGGAGGCTCTTTGGCTAATATTCCTAAAATTGATATTTCAGGATTTTATGAGGCTTTAACTTCTATGAAAATGGATAAGAATGAAACCTATAAAAGTGCATATTGGACCTTAAAAAACGATGGTGATTCATATCTTTTTTATTTGAAAGGTACAGATAATGTAAACGTAGACTTATCCAACTACAATGGAAAATTTGAAGCTTATTGGATAAAACCAATCAATGGAAAGGTAATAGAAACATCCACTTTAAAAGGGAAAACCAAACAAATGCTTTCAAGCCCAAACGGCAACAAAGCACTTCTATTTATAAAAAGGAAAAACTAA
- a CDS encoding polysaccharide lyase codes for MKKLSLSILFLTVLGICNVYAQYPSLTEEDRAKEKAIKEEAYKHSDEAWEKAKIIVEKEAREGKPYIPWAGRPTDLPQAEIPAFPGAEGGGMYSYGGRGGKVITVTSLDDDGPGTLREACETGGARIIVFNVAGIIKLKTPLIIRAPYITIAGQTAPGNGICVAGETVWIDTHDVVIRHMRFRRGETFVGRRDDAIGGNPVGNIMLDHISATWGLDENMSIYRHMFSPGANYKDKKLPTVNITIQNSLFGEALDTYNHAFGSTLGGENCSFMRNMWANNAGRNPSIGWNGIFNFVNNVMFNWVHRSVDGGDYTAKYNIINNYYKPGPLTPEGQPISYRILKPESGRSDLDHVVFGRAYVTGNVIHDNSKITNDNWAGGIQMEGKDGQLMEFEEAKPYFSFMKSNRPFPMPYIGNIMSAEEAFDYVVKNVGATLPVRDVVDERIVRTVKTGQPEYVKGLDPESFYHFKHRRLPRDSYKKGIITDIAQVGGYPEYKGKSYKDSDGDGMPDKYEKKHGFNPKDASDANEDSNNDGYTNIEGYINGINPETTIDWKDLSNNKETLNAPLLK; via the coding sequence ATGAAGAAGTTAAGTTTGTCTATTTTATTTCTAACCGTTTTGGGTATTTGCAATGTTTATGCGCAATATCCATCACTTACAGAGGAAGATAGAGCAAAAGAAAAGGCAATTAAGGAAGAGGCCTACAAACATTCAGATGAAGCTTGGGAAAAAGCAAAAATTATTGTTGAAAAGGAAGCTAGAGAGGGTAAACCTTATATTCCTTGGGCTGGCCGTCCAACAGATTTACCACAAGCAGAAATACCGGCTTTTCCAGGAGCTGAAGGTGGTGGCATGTATTCCTATGGTGGCCGTGGTGGTAAAGTAATAACCGTTACCAGTTTAGATGACGACGGACCAGGAACTTTACGTGAAGCATGCGAAACCGGTGGAGCGCGAATAATTGTTTTCAATGTTGCTGGAATCATAAAATTAAAAACACCATTAATTATCCGTGCACCCTACATTACTATTGCAGGACAAACAGCACCTGGTAATGGCATTTGCGTGGCAGGTGAAACCGTTTGGATTGACACGCACGATGTTGTTATCCGTCATATGCGATTTAGAAGAGGAGAAACTTTTGTTGGGCGAAGGGATGATGCCATAGGTGGCAACCCCGTTGGAAATATCATGTTAGACCATATTTCTGCAACATGGGGGCTAGATGAAAATATGTCCATTTACAGACATATGTTTAGCCCAGGAGCTAATTATAAAGACAAGAAATTACCAACCGTAAACATAACTATTCAAAATAGTTTATTTGGCGAAGCGCTTGATACGTATAATCATGCTTTTGGTAGTACTTTAGGAGGAGAAAATTGTTCTTTCATGCGCAACATGTGGGCTAACAATGCTGGAAGAAACCCATCAATAGGATGGAATGGTATTTTTAATTTTGTTAACAATGTGATGTTCAACTGGGTACACAGATCTGTTGATGGTGGCGATTACACAGCTAAATATAACATTATAAATAACTATTATAAACCTGGACCGTTAACTCCCGAAGGTCAACCTATCAGCTATCGTATATTAAAACCAGAGTCTGGTAGAAGTGATTTAGATCATGTTGTTTTCGGTAGGGCTTATGTAACAGGAAACGTCATTCATGATAACTCCAAAATAACAAATGATAACTGGGCTGGAGGTATTCAAATGGAAGGTAAAGATGGTCAACTAATGGAGTTTGAAGAAGCTAAACCATACTTTAGTTTTATGAAATCTAATCGTCCTTTCCCTATGCCATACATTGGCAATATCATGTCGGCTGAAGAGGCTTTCGATTACGTTGTAAAAAACGTTGGAGCTACTCTGCCTGTTAGAGATGTTGTTGACGAAAGAATTGTTAGAACCGTAAAAACAGGTCAGCCCGAATATGTTAAGGGGCTAGATCCAGAATCTTTTTATCACTTTAAACACAGAAGGCTGCCCAGAGATTCATACAAAAAAGGAATCATTACCGATATCGCACAAGTTGGCGGTTATCCGGAATATAAAGGAAAATCATATAAAGATTCAGATGGTGACGGTATGCCAGACAAATACGAAAAGAAACATGGTTTCAACCCAAAAGATGCTTCTGATGCCAATGAAGATTCAAATAACGATGGTTATACCAATATTGAAGGCTATATCAATGGCATAAACCCAGAAACAACTATTGATTGGAAAGATCTTTCAAACAACAAGGAAACACTTAATGCGCCATTGTTGAAATAG
- a CDS encoding RagB/SusD family nutrient uptake outer membrane protein: MKNIKLNRLFIPLVATLLLNSCDTDFIEEKKNFQQVDVEIYQEEFLATLFVDNIYFLFLPGDDANMAMWSKSARDNSDIPGRGDAAFFSKATDEVAGEVDINTEWANISPLNNHCIKTLGQPIETNQQNDAYTRIRYCNIYLNNVDNYSGLDEDFKNQVKGQLYFWRAWQYFELVRLYGGVPIVLEEQPLTANSPVNQTPRSTSEEVFNQIVSDLDMAKTMLENARPYTADEAGRITASAAVALKGRALLTWASPQFNRNDDQARWQRAYDANKEAYDYCLAAGKGLDPDWKNMWFTDNGMESIFAFGFNNFVTNSNGVPKNNGTENRSRSRDQDGEGSISPTKNIVDAFPMADGTPYNPDGNLNEFYRNRDPRFYYTFAYNGSIWPFKENPNYKHWSYYWYPLEAGEDKPKIRTFQANNNSGIYLKKFTNDNSSRTYSFNDSGADYMEIRFAEVVLNLAESAIGINSLAEGKGYIQDIRERAGVINNDGQYGLSSVTTRDQHFEAVINERKVEFAYENKRFHDLRRWLLYNDDFGTCTRLNQEPIEGTRRQGYIIFVKQDANTIYENGLGLDPLKGPGAPLINRDATTYPDGVSTYEEYVDYLYDNHFEVRVKDDVDPSDFSFKWYNEYYFFGIYQQLFESAPYLRQTQGWGGSFNPLN; encoded by the coding sequence ATGAAAAATATAAAATTAAATAGGCTATTTATTCCCTTAGTTGCTACTTTGTTGTTAAATAGTTGTGATACGGATTTTATCGAGGAAAAGAAAAATTTTCAGCAAGTTGATGTTGAAATTTATCAAGAAGAGTTCTTGGCAACTTTGTTTGTTGATAATATATACTTTCTTTTTTTACCGGGCGATGATGCGAATATGGCCATGTGGTCCAAGTCGGCTAGAGATAATTCCGATATTCCAGGAAGAGGTGATGCCGCTTTCTTTTCTAAAGCGACAGACGAAGTTGCCGGTGAAGTAGATATCAATACTGAATGGGCTAATATTTCCCCATTAAATAATCATTGTATAAAAACTTTGGGACAGCCCATTGAAACGAATCAACAAAATGATGCTTACACAAGAATTCGTTACTGTAACATATATCTAAACAATGTTGACAATTACTCAGGTCTGGACGAAGATTTTAAGAACCAAGTTAAAGGCCAGTTGTATTTTTGGAGAGCTTGGCAATATTTTGAACTGGTTAGGTTGTACGGTGGGGTGCCTATTGTTTTAGAAGAGCAACCGTTAACAGCTAATTCTCCTGTAAACCAGACCCCTAGAAGTACTTCTGAGGAGGTATTTAATCAAATTGTTTCAGATTTAGATATGGCAAAAACCATGCTAGAAAATGCTAGGCCATATACTGCCGATGAAGCAGGACGAATAACGGCATCAGCTGCGGTAGCCTTAAAAGGTAGAGCATTGTTGACTTGGGCTAGTCCACAATTTAACAGAAATGATGACCAAGCGAGATGGCAACGTGCCTACGACGCTAACAAAGAGGCCTATGATTATTGTTTGGCCGCAGGAAAAGGCTTAGATCCAGATTGGAAAAATATGTGGTTTACTGATAATGGCATGGAGTCTATTTTTGCCTTCGGTTTTAATAATTTTGTAACCAATTCTAATGGTGTACCAAAAAATAATGGAACAGAGAATAGATCAAGGTCTAGAGATCAAGATGGTGAAGGTAGTATATCTCCAACTAAAAATATTGTTGATGCCTTTCCAATGGCTGATGGTACACCTTACAACCCTGATGGTAACTTAAACGAGTTTTACAGAAACAGAGATCCACGTTTCTATTATACCTTTGCTTACAATGGCAGTATTTGGCCGTTTAAAGAAAACCCAAACTACAAACATTGGTCGTACTATTGGTATCCGTTGGAAGCTGGTGAGGATAAACCAAAAATAAGGACTTTCCAGGCAAATAACAATAGTGGTATTTATTTGAAAAAGTTTACCAATGATAATTCGAGCCGAACTTACTCTTTTAATGATAGTGGAGCTGATTACATGGAAATTCGTTTTGCTGAGGTTGTGTTAAATTTAGCAGAATCGGCGATTGGTATCAATAGTCTTGCAGAAGGTAAGGGGTATATTCAGGATATTCGTGAAAGAGCTGGGGTTATTAACAACGATGGTCAATATGGATTGTCTTCAGTAACCACAAGAGACCAGCACTTTGAAGCCGTTATCAATGAAAGAAAAGTTGAGTTTGCTTACGAAAATAAAAGATTCCATGATTTAAGACGTTGGTTGCTCTATAACGATGATTTTGGAACTTGTACGAGGCTAAATCAAGAGCCTATTGAAGGAACAAGGAGACAGGGCTATATTATTTTTGTTAAACAAGATGCAAATACCATTTATGAAAATGGACTCGGTCTTGACCCTTTAAAAGGGCCAGGTGCACCTCTTATCAACAGAGATGCGACAACCTATCCTGATGGTGTAAGTACCTATGAAGAGTATGTGGACTATTTATATGACAATCATTTTGAAGTAAGAGTAAAAGATGATGTTGACCCTAGTGACTTTTCTTTCAAATGGTATAATGAGTATTATTTCTTTGGCATTTACCAACAATTGTTTGAGTCGGCACCATATCTAAGACAAACGCAAGGTTGGGGTGGTTCTTTTAACCCACTTAATTAG
- a CDS encoding polysaccharide lyase → MQYLKSNFFKPLLLLITVFGTLQTVWAQYPEIPHELQDKTDVALAKEEARLQKIWDENYHIILEESKQGRPYVPWASYPADLIKAEIPAFPGAEGGGAFTPGGRGGKIFVVTSLEDSGEGTLREALEAVGARTIVFNVAGIIQLEKPINIRAPYVTIAGQTAPGDGICVAGESILIDTHDVIIRHMRFRRGETDVTRRDDALGGNAVGNIIIDHCSVSWGLDENISLYRHMFKANERSKREKLPTVNITIQNTISSEGLDTYNHAFGSTIGGLNSTFARNLWANNISRNPSIGMYGSFNFVNNVLFNWWNRSLDGGDYRSMFNIINNYFKPGPITPADKPISYRILKPETGYLEPRSYGRAYVSGNITEANSEVTADNWNGGVQIGDNEKLQYIKQEKPFEMAPVTIMETQKAYNFVLDNVGATLPKRDDVDKRVIKQVRTGEIKYPDGLDNTIGKEFVKRRLPDDSYKKGILTHPSQAGGYPEYKGKPYKDSDGDGIPNKWEKKYGLNHEDASDANEDLNGDGYTNIEAYFNNIDPTEKVDWTNLENNTDTLAEVENGLLQ, encoded by the coding sequence ATGCAATATTTAAAATCCAACTTTTTTAAACCATTGTTATTGTTAATTACCGTATTTGGAACACTTCAAACGGTATGGGCGCAATACCCAGAGATCCCACATGAGTTACAAGATAAAACGGATGTGGCTTTAGCTAAAGAAGAAGCCCGACTACAAAAAATCTGGGATGAGAACTACCATATTATACTTGAAGAATCCAAACAAGGAAGACCTTATGTGCCATGGGCATCTTATCCTGCCGATTTGATTAAAGCAGAAATCCCTGCATTCCCAGGAGCCGAAGGTGGTGGTGCTTTTACTCCAGGAGGCCGTGGTGGTAAAATATTTGTGGTTACCAGTTTAGAAGACAGTGGAGAAGGTACTTTAAGAGAAGCATTAGAAGCTGTTGGGGCACGAACCATTGTGTTTAATGTTGCAGGAATCATTCAATTGGAAAAACCTATAAACATCCGTGCACCTTACGTAACTATTGCAGGACAAACGGCACCAGGTGATGGTATTTGTGTTGCTGGAGAGTCTATTCTTATCGATACACATGATGTTATTATCCGCCATATGCGTTTCAGAAGAGGCGAAACCGATGTAACCAGAAGAGATGATGCCCTAGGTGGAAATGCTGTAGGTAATATAATTATAGATCATTGTTCGGTAAGTTGGGGACTGGATGAAAACATCTCATTGTACCGCCACATGTTTAAAGCAAATGAACGTTCTAAAAGAGAGAAGCTGCCAACGGTTAATATTACCATCCAAAATACCATTTCGTCAGAAGGACTGGATACTTACAATCATGCTTTCGGTAGTACTATAGGAGGTTTGAATAGTACTTTTGCCAGAAACCTTTGGGCAAACAATATTTCCAGAAACCCTTCAATAGGTATGTATGGGAGTTTTAATTTTGTAAACAACGTGCTGTTCAACTGGTGGAACCGCTCTTTAGATGGGGGCGATTACCGTTCCATGTTCAATATTATAAATAACTATTTTAAGCCTGGTCCAATAACGCCGGCCGATAAGCCAATAAGTTACAGGATTTTAAAGCCTGAAACAGGATATTTAGAACCTAGAAGCTATGGTCGTGCTTATGTGTCAGGAAACATTACAGAGGCCAACTCTGAAGTTACAGCCGATAATTGGAATGGGGGAGTTCAAATTGGCGATAATGAAAAGCTTCAATATATAAAACAAGAAAAACCTTTTGAAATGGCACCAGTTACCATTATGGAAACCCAAAAAGCGTACAATTTTGTTTTAGACAATGTTGGAGCTACTTTACCAAAACGCGATGATGTCGATAAACGTGTCATCAAACAGGTTAGAACAGGAGAAATTAAGTACCCAGATGGTTTGGATAACACAATAGGGAAAGAATTTGTGAAAAGGAGGTTGCCTGATGATTCGTATAAAAAAGGAATATTAACCCATCCTAGTCAAGCGGGCGGTTACCCAGAATACAAAGGAAAACCTTACAAAGACTCGGATGGCGATGGCATTCCAAATAAATGGGAAAAGAAATACGGATTGAACCATGAGGATGCTTCCGATGCCAATGAAGATTTAAATGGCGATGGATATACCAACATCGAAGCATATTTTAACAATATAGATCCGACCGAAAAAGTGGATTGGACAAACCTTGAAAATAATACCGATACACTGGCCGAAGTAGAAAACGGATTGTTACAATAG